One window of Nicotiana tomentosiformis chromosome 11, ASM39032v3, whole genome shotgun sequence genomic DNA carries:
- the LOC138901497 gene encoding uncharacterized protein produces the protein MIPPPATTPLAQPSRARAQPARGRPRGGGRSGGGQARCYAFPARPEEVSSNVMITCIVSMFRRDASILFDPGSTYSYVSSYFAHYLDMPDDSSPMLVHISTPVGYSNIVDRVYRSCVMIIGGLEMRIDLLLLSMVNFDVLFVMDWLSPCHAIFYYHAKIVALAMLGLPRVE, from the coding sequence ATCTCGGGCTAgggctcagccagctcgaggccgccctagagggggaggccgatcaggtggtggtcaagcCCGTTGCTATGCATTTCCAGCCAGGCCAGAGGAAGTTTCTTCCAATgtcatgatcacatgtattgtttcaatGTTTCGCAGAGATGCTTCAATActatttgatcctggttccacttattcctatgtgtcatcatactttgctcattatttggatatgcctgaTGATTCTTCACCTATGCTTGTTCatatatctacaccggtgggttaTTCTAATATTgtagatcgtgtgtatcggtcatgtgtgatgattattgggggattagagatgagaattgatcttttactgcttagCATGGTTAATTTTGACGTGCTTTTTgtcatggattggttgtcaccatgtcatgctattttttATTATCATGCTAAGATCGTGGCGTTGGCGATGTTGGGATTGCCTAGGGTTGAGTGA